The Lycium ferocissimum isolate CSIRO_LF1 chromosome 10, AGI_CSIRO_Lferr_CH_V1, whole genome shotgun sequence genome window below encodes:
- the LOC132034016 gene encoding premnaspirodiene oxygenase-like: METQNLSFIFISLLLFISFIFLLFQIWKDSKTTLKKRLPPGPWGLPFIGNLHQLMNGHLPHHTLRSLSQKYGPIIYLRLGETSTVIVSSPEMAKEILKTQDLKFASRPALMYGDIVFYNYTDIGTCPYGDYWRNMRKVCILELLSAKMVKLFSSIRQAEMSSVISSINSMPGDLINLSDKFNWFSSCVTSRSVCGKVVHDQDKLIMLVKDVVSLATGFELAEMFPSRKWLHKFSGLKSKLMKAHAKVDVLLENIINEHKENRANGKKGNGEYGGEDLIDVLLRVMESGELGTPITNKNIKAVIFDMFAAGAETSSTTIIWTLAELMRNPSVMAKAQLEVREVLKGKKTFEDTDLEELNYLKLVIKETLRLHPPAPLLVPRECREETTINGYTIPIKTRAFVNVWAIGRDPKYWDNPESYIPERFENSSIDFKGNHLELIPFGAGRRMCPGMLFGLANVGHPLAELLYNFDWKLPDGVNPNDLDMTEKNGISVSRKADLCLIATPFGHP, encoded by the exons ATGGAGACTCAAAACTTGTCCTTCATCTTCATTTCACTCTTGCTATTTATTTCCTTCatctttcttctatttcagATATGGAAGGACTCAAAAACAACCCTTAAAAAAAGATTGCCTCCAGGGCCATGGGGGCTACCTTTTATTGGGAATTTGCACCAATTAATGAATGGTCACCTACCACATCATACTCTAAGAAGTCTATCTCAAAAATATGGGCCCATAATTTACTTACGTCTTGGAGAAACATCAACAGTTATTGTATCTTCACCTGAAATggcaaaagaaattttgaaaactcaAGATCTCAAGTTTGCAAGTAGGCCTGCACTTATGTATGGAGATATTGTTTTCTATAATTACACGGATATAGGAACTTGTCCGTATGGTGATTACTGGAGAAATATGCGCAAAGTGTGCATCTTGGAACTACTTAGCGCGAAGATGGTCAAATTATTTAGCTCCATTCGACAAGCAGAGATGTCAAGTGTTATTTCATCGATTAATTCCATGCCTGGTGACTTGATCAACCTATcagacaaatttaattggtttTCAAGTTGTGTAACTTCTAGGTCTGTTTGTGGAAAAGTGGTTCATGATCAAGATAAGTTGATAATGCTGGTGAAGGACGTAGTATCATTGGCCACAGGATTTGAATTGGCTGAGATGTTCCCTTCGCGAAAGTGGCTTCATAAGTTCAGTGGGTTGAAGTCCAAATTAATGAAGGCTCACGCAAAGGTGGATGTACTTTTGGAGAATATCATTAATGAACATAAGGAAAATCGAGCAAATGGTAAAAAGGGTAATGGTGAGTATGGAGGCGAAGATTTGATTGATGTTTTACTAAGAGTCATGGAAAGTGGAGAATTAGGAACTCCAATTACAAATAAGAATATCAAAGCAGTTATTTTT GACATGTTCGCCGCAGGAGCTGAAACATCATCTACAACAATTATTTGGACATTGGCAGAATTGATGAGAAATCCAAGTGTCATGGCTAAAGCACAACTTGAAGTTAGAGAAGTCCTAAAGGGAAAGAAAACATTTGAGGATACTGATTTGGAAGAGTTGAACTATCTAAAATTAGTAATTAAAGAAACATTAAGGCTGCATCCTCCGGCTCCTCTATTAGTTCCAAGGGAATGCAGAGAAGAAACAACTATCAACGGATACACAATACCTATCAAAACTAGAGCCTTCGTGAATGTATGGGCAATTGGAAGAGATCCAAAATATTGGGATAATCCAGAGAGTTATATACCTGAGAGATTTGAGAATAGTTCTATTGACTTCAAAGGAAATCACTTGGAACTTATTCCATTTGGCGCAGGAAGGCGAATGTGTCCAGGAATGTTATTTGGTTTAGCTAATGTCGGACATCCTTTAGCTGAGTTACTTTATAACTTCGACTGGAAGCTTCCAGATGGAGTTAATCCGAATGATTTGGACATGACTGAAAAAAATGGGATAAGTGTCAGCAGAAAGGCTGATCTTTGTTTGATTGCTACTCCTTTTGGCCACCCTTAA